A single region of the Chelmon rostratus isolate fCheRos1 chromosome 5, fCheRos1.pri, whole genome shotgun sequence genome encodes:
- the LOC121606909 gene encoding arrestin domain-containing protein 3-like, translated as MFGEIIKNFGINLNALNEKNTVSSGDLLTGHMSFDLKKETKISSITVSVTGKVRVHWSTSGGGGRKGRRSRKNFSGKLEFFNLKSVILQEDRAAGVASRLQPGTHVYPFSCQLPLGDFPSAFRGVHGQIEYVLTVGINRPWHMTKNFVTELNFVNRINTNQPELWAPLLGINSMTVCSLSCASSAITMNVSTEKKAFTPGETVKILCDISNASSKTVTPKVKLQQKQVFYTNNKVHSRTASKTLVSKTGHPIEGHTSFAHTEIMVTIPQLSALSISNCSILVVEYFIQVSLKLWPFNDLVVLVPIILYDASVNTRVIGE; from the exons ATGTTCGGGGAGATAATAAAGAACTTCGGCATAAATTTAAACGCTTTGAATGAGAAGAACACTGTCTCCAGCGGCGACCTGCTAACGGGACACATGTCCTTCGACCTCAAGAAGGAGACGAAGATCTCTTCGATCACGGTGTCCGTGACGGGAAAGGTCCGTGTCCACTGGAGCACGTCTGGAGGTGgggggaggaaagggaggaggtcGCGAAAAAACTTCTCAGGAAAACTGGAATTCTTCAACTTAAAAAGCGTCATTTTGCAAGAAGACAGAG CTGCTGGAGTGGCCTCAAGACTTCAGCCTGGCACGCATGTGTATCCGTTTTCATGTCAGCTCCCGCTCGG AGACTTCCCATCAGCCTTCCGTGGGGTTCATGGACAGATAGAGTACGTGCTGACAGTGGGCATCAACAGACCCTGGCATATGACCAAGAACTTTGTGACAGAGTTGAACTTTGTGAACCGCATCAACACCAACCAGCCAGAGTTGTGG gcTCCTCTCCTAGGCATCAACAGCATGACAGTGTGCAGCCTGTCGTGTGCCTCGAGTGCTATCACAATGAACgtcagcacagagaaaaaagcCTTCACCCCTG gtgaaactgtaaaaatactttGCGACATAAGCAATGCTTCCTCCAAAACAGTTACTCCAAAGGTAAAACTGCAACAGAAACAGGTTTTCTACACCAACAACAAGGTCCACAGCAGGACGGCTTCCAAGACTTTGGTGTCCAAGACTGGGCATCCCATCGAAGGTCACACCTCTTTCGCTCACACTGAGATCATGGTCACTATACCTCAGCTTTCAGCGCTCTCCATCTCTAACTGCAGCATCCTGGTGGTTGAATACTTCATTCAG GTGAGCCTGAAGCTATGGCCTTTCAATGACCTCGTAGTGCTGGTTCCCATCATCCTGTATGATGCCTCTGTAAACACTCGTGTCATTGGTGAGTGA